A genomic window from Nocardioides sp. BP30 includes:
- the ispH gene encoding 4-hydroxy-3-methylbut-2-enyl diphosphate reductase → MTPTILTPLRTEWLAVRSGLPHQYVGTVRRTGRSRGLAAPTTDPVVIAGVAGALTSDLAPGDLVVATRVIDAGTGSERELPAAAMLAGALRRAGLRVHVGAIATTERIVDDPAARAELAANGAIAVDTESALLLQGAAHAVVVRAIVDTPEHRLVSAGTPARGLAALTALRKAAPVLAEWAAACLGREVVMAMPRSFCAGVHRAIDIVDRALDRYGSPVYVRRQIVHNRHVVTDLERKGAIFVEEVEEVPEGSTVVLAAHGVAPSVRADADARRLSVIDATCPLVAKVHAEVRRFAALDHTVFLIGHAEHEEVEGTYGEAPGNIVVVNDAEEARTVEARDPAKVSYVMQTTLAVDEAERTAAVLRERFPALSAPRRDDICYATTNRQQAVRAVARDVGSTGLIIVLGSRNSSNSLRLAEVAQAEGTPAYLVDDLEEIELSWLQGASRVGITAGASAPPYLVDQVVAGLTGLGAVSVREADGVEESVRFTLPREVS, encoded by the coding sequence ATGACACCCACCATCCTCACCCCGCTGCGCACCGAGTGGCTGGCCGTGCGCTCGGGCCTCCCGCACCAGTACGTCGGCACCGTCCGGCGCACCGGCCGCTCCCGCGGGCTGGCCGCGCCGACGACCGACCCGGTCGTGATCGCCGGCGTGGCAGGCGCACTGACGAGCGACCTCGCACCGGGGGACCTGGTGGTGGCCACCCGGGTCATCGACGCGGGCACCGGGTCCGAGCGCGAACTGCCGGCGGCGGCGATGCTCGCCGGGGCGCTGCGCCGCGCCGGGCTGCGGGTGCACGTCGGTGCGATCGCCACCACGGAGCGGATCGTCGACGACCCGGCGGCGCGCGCGGAGCTCGCCGCGAACGGCGCCATCGCCGTCGACACCGAGTCGGCGCTCCTGCTCCAGGGCGCGGCGCACGCCGTCGTCGTCCGGGCGATCGTCGACACGCCCGAGCATCGACTCGTGTCCGCGGGGACGCCGGCTCGCGGGCTGGCCGCCCTCACCGCCCTGCGCAAGGCGGCGCCGGTGCTGGCCGAGTGGGCTGCAGCCTGCCTCGGCCGGGAGGTCGTGATGGCCATGCCGCGCAGCTTCTGCGCCGGCGTGCACCGCGCGATCGACATCGTCGACCGGGCACTGGATCGATACGGCAGCCCGGTCTACGTGCGGCGCCAGATCGTGCACAACCGGCACGTCGTCACCGACCTGGAGCGCAAGGGCGCGATCTTCGTCGAAGAGGTCGAGGAGGTCCCGGAGGGCTCGACAGTCGTCCTCGCCGCTCACGGCGTCGCGCCGAGCGTCCGCGCCGACGCGGACGCCCGCCGGCTGAGTGTCATCGACGCGACCTGTCCGCTCGTGGCCAAGGTGCACGCCGAGGTACGTCGGTTCGCCGCGCTCGACCACACCGTCTTCCTCATCGGCCATGCCGAGCACGAGGAGGTGGAGGGCACCTACGGCGAGGCGCCGGGCAACATCGTGGTGGTCAACGATGCCGAGGAGGCCCGCACCGTCGAGGCACGGGACCCGGCCAAGGTCTCCTACGTCATGCAGACCACCCTCGCGGTCGACGAGGCCGAGCGGACCGCTGCGGTGCTGCGGGAGCGCTTCCCGGCGTTGAGCGCGCCGCGCCGCGACGACATCTGCTACGCCACCACCAACCGCCAGCAGGCGGTGCGGGCGGTGGCCCGCGACGTCGGGAGCACGGGGCTGATCATCGTCCTGGGCTCCCGCAACTCCTCCAACTCCCTTCGCCTGGCCGAGGTCGCCCAGGCCGAGGGCACGCCGGCGTACCTCGTCGACGATCTGGAGGAGATCGAGCTGTCCTGGCTCCAGGGCGCGAGCCGGGTGGGAATCACGGCGGGGGCGTCCGCCCCGCCGTACCTCGTCGACCAGGTCGTCGCCGGCCTGACGGGCCTCGGGGCCGTCAGCGTGCGCGAGGCCGACGGCGTCGAGGAGTCCGTGCGCTTCACACTGCCACGGGAGGTCTCCTAG
- a CDS encoding PucR family transcriptional regulator: MSEARFDALVLTLPATVVRQLRDSIPDFAEGVTRRIQQEVPAYAGPADGRRRQLIAMAVVESANLFLSSLGSRVVSTAGVDDLFRRMGYGEAGEGNNLDALESALRIAGREAWRVLQEVVIRSGLPAATLGRLGDDLLAFVDRLIGQARAGQAMAWRVRDRDVATNRLLLLRALCQGYDDAVQIRADLAGWSLPDTVAVVAASAPEGTPWPEEEGLVGDALADTSAVPAIFVAPADHIEELVRRLRSVDAEVALARSWPVPTEEAGHAHRWVVRALELAASGGIPRQPVIDCARYRTQLWLHAEPALRRQMAQELLKPLFAETPNSREILSATLLVWLETRESAPAIAAILGVHPQTVRYRWRRINELFGESLHDPEFVVQLTMVLKASVPLWVAGDQSDFERYWSEESS; encoded by the coding sequence ATGAGCGAAGCGCGCTTCGACGCCCTGGTGCTCACGCTCCCCGCCACCGTGGTGCGGCAGCTGCGCGACAGCATCCCCGACTTCGCCGAGGGCGTCACCCGCCGGATCCAGCAGGAGGTGCCGGCTTACGCCGGCCCCGCGGACGGCCGGCGACGCCAGCTCATCGCGATGGCAGTGGTCGAGTCGGCGAACCTCTTCCTGTCCTCCCTCGGGTCCCGGGTGGTCTCCACCGCAGGTGTCGACGACCTCTTCCGCCGGATGGGGTACGGCGAGGCGGGCGAGGGGAACAACCTCGACGCGCTGGAGAGCGCTCTGCGGATCGCCGGCCGGGAGGCCTGGCGGGTGCTGCAGGAGGTGGTGATCCGCTCGGGTCTGCCCGCCGCCACCCTGGGCCGGCTCGGTGACGACCTGCTGGCGTTCGTCGATCGCCTCATCGGCCAGGCCCGGGCCGGACAGGCGATGGCCTGGCGGGTGCGGGACCGCGACGTCGCCACCAACCGGCTGCTGCTCCTGCGAGCGCTGTGTCAGGGGTACGACGATGCCGTGCAGATCCGGGCCGATCTCGCCGGGTGGTCCCTGCCCGACACGGTCGCGGTGGTGGCGGCGTCGGCTCCCGAAGGCACGCCCTGGCCGGAGGAGGAGGGGCTGGTGGGTGACGCACTGGCCGACACCTCGGCAGTGCCGGCGATCTTCGTGGCGCCCGCCGACCATATCGAGGAGCTGGTACGCCGCCTGCGTTCGGTGGACGCGGAGGTAGCGCTGGCACGGAGCTGGCCGGTGCCGACCGAGGAGGCCGGGCACGCGCACCGGTGGGTGGTGCGCGCGCTCGAGCTCGCCGCGAGCGGCGGCATCCCCCGCCAACCGGTGATCGACTGCGCCCGCTACCGCACCCAGTTGTGGCTGCATGCCGAGCCGGCGCTGCGGCGACAGATGGCCCAAGAGCTGCTCAAGCCGCTGTTCGCGGAGACGCCGAACTCGCGCGAGATCCTGTCGGCGACACTGTTGGTATGGCTGGAGACCCGGGAGAGCGCGCCGGCGATCGCGGCGATCCTGGGCGTCCATCCGCAGACGGTCCGTTACCGGTGGCGCCGGATCAACGAGCTGTTCGGGGAGTCGCTCCACGATCCGGAGTTCGTGGTGCAGCTGACCATGGTGCTCAAGGCGAGCGTCCCGCTCTGGGTCGCCGGCGACCAGAGCGACTTCGAGCGGTACTGGAGCGAGGAATCCTCGTGA
- a CDS encoding HAD family hydrolase, protein MTSVSAALGSSSPTTPRLVARLALPRLGLTWLAVLASYALAIAVHTPGAIAAAALATLLLGAAALLVRQGAEVSGPRPVPRWYAAAAVGVAAVVLLARGSLDSWSAGAMAAVATLLALAPGAVLAASETPLRQAVVRGRADGIALRRTGALLGAREVDTVALDGLETVVSGKVVDQVHPLDESHLRNLRWFAGALAHSLDSPLGRAVAKLSAAGNLADVTHHPDLGISGSVDRHPTRIGRLEWLGLEPVTSPWDVVGVEVDGRPLGYVTVADALRAGAAERVAALRADGLDVLLVAVPAPRVEAVAEQVGIATVVTEAPRDAAVVSSRAVSARLLLGPAGQDIGVEQADIASAVTALELCRATDRTQRRSIRIALGWHGLAAVLAAAGLLAAWPAAAVAVVGTGVVWGISRVLR, encoded by the coding sequence GTGACCAGCGTCTCGGCGGCGCTGGGGAGCAGCTCCCCGACCACCCCGAGGCTGGTCGCCCGACTCGCCTTGCCCCGCCTCGGTCTGACCTGGCTGGCGGTGCTGGCCAGCTACGCCCTGGCCATCGCCGTACACACGCCGGGCGCGATCGCCGCGGCAGCGCTGGCGACGCTGCTGCTCGGTGCCGCGGCCCTCCTGGTGCGGCAGGGGGCCGAGGTGAGTGGACCCCGGCCGGTTCCACGTTGGTACGCCGCGGCGGCGGTGGGTGTGGCGGCAGTGGTGCTGCTCGCCCGTGGTTCCCTCGACAGCTGGAGCGCAGGCGCGATGGCCGCGGTGGCCACCCTGCTGGCTCTCGCCCCCGGTGCGGTGCTCGCCGCCTCTGAGACCCCCCTGCGACAGGCAGTGGTCCGGGGTCGGGCCGACGGCATCGCGCTGCGGCGGACCGGTGCGCTGCTCGGCGCTCGCGAGGTCGACACCGTCGCCCTCGATGGACTCGAGACGGTCGTGTCGGGCAAGGTGGTCGACCAGGTGCATCCGCTCGATGAGAGCCACCTGCGCAACCTGCGATGGTTCGCCGGGGCGCTTGCTCACAGTCTCGACAGCCCGCTGGGACGGGCCGTCGCCAAGCTCTCGGCTGCCGGCAACCTCGCCGACGTCACCCACCACCCCGACCTGGGCATCAGTGGCTCGGTCGACCGGCATCCCACCCGGATCGGGCGACTCGAGTGGCTCGGGCTCGAGCCGGTCACGAGCCCGTGGGACGTGGTCGGCGTCGAGGTCGACGGGCGCCCGCTCGGCTACGTCACCGTGGCCGACGCGCTGCGCGCCGGTGCCGCCGAGCGGGTCGCGGCCCTGCGGGCCGACGGGCTCGACGTGCTCCTGGTGGCCGTGCCGGCCCCGCGCGTCGAGGCGGTAGCCGAGCAGGTGGGCATCGCCACCGTCGTCACCGAGGCGCCCCGCGACGCTGCAGTGGTCTCCTCGCGCGCCGTCTCCGCGCGACTGCTGCTCGGGCCCGCCGGGCAGGACATCGGCGTCGAGCAGGCCGACATCGCCTCGGCCGTCACGGCACTGGAGCTGTGCCGCGCCACCGACCGCACCCAGCGCCGCAGCATCCGGATCGCGCTCGGCTGGCACGGGCTGGCGGCCGTCCTGGCGGCTGCGGGGCTGCTCGCGGCCTGGCCCGCCGCCGCTGTGGCCGTGGTCGGGACGGGTGTGGTCTGGGGTATCTCGCGGGTCCTGCGGTAG
- a CDS encoding helix-turn-helix domain-containing protein, whose product MRSSRFDQPVPGAVGVFAPRPRRGADAFQLVRRLPAGVLPAIRAAVPTLPDSAAVRICAEVPAFAGPGHERLHRLVRDATAVALDGFVRTAAGELGPRRHVEEHFRGLGRAEVAAGCGGQRVLAAIQVASDAVWQSIQTMVAREELPGAVVADLGVAVSRYLAHLSTQVQHGMAEQRRMTGDARTQLVLALLQESTTIDADEVAALASAAGWRTPQRVVVAMTRLPGALPQRVAGLPPEALTWADGDRMVVLSDEARLSEVTAALLRLGPTTQVVQSWSVSLLQARHAYRWARRAFALIRGGVVSAEERVVRCDRYRMKLWLAADPALADDISQELLEPLRGLTPRRRLVLAETLQGWLETDESAPALARRLGVHANTVRGHLRVLEERFGEQLHDPQERTALILALEAALPRWRAALAGR is encoded by the coding sequence ATGCGGTCTTCTCGGTTCGACCAGCCCGTCCCGGGTGCCGTGGGCGTGTTTGCGCCTCGTCCCCGGCGCGGCGCGGATGCCTTCCAGCTCGTACGGCGCCTGCCGGCCGGAGTGCTGCCCGCCATCCGGGCGGCGGTGCCGACGCTGCCCGACAGCGCCGCCGTACGGATCTGTGCCGAGGTGCCCGCTTTCGCGGGTCCCGGCCACGAGCGGTTGCACCGCCTGGTCCGGGACGCGACGGCTGTCGCGCTCGACGGGTTCGTGCGGACGGCGGCGGGTGAGCTGGGACCGCGACGCCACGTCGAGGAGCACTTCCGCGGCCTGGGCCGGGCCGAAGTGGCGGCCGGTTGTGGTGGTCAGCGCGTTCTGGCCGCGATCCAGGTCGCCTCCGATGCGGTCTGGCAGTCCATCCAGACCATGGTGGCGCGTGAGGAGCTGCCCGGGGCGGTCGTCGCCGATCTCGGCGTCGCGGTGAGCCGCTACCTCGCGCATCTCTCGACGCAGGTGCAACACGGCATGGCCGAGCAGAGGCGAATGACCGGCGACGCGCGCACCCAGTTGGTGCTGGCCCTGCTGCAGGAGTCGACGACCATCGATGCCGACGAGGTCGCAGCGCTGGCCTCGGCGGCCGGTTGGCGTACGCCGCAACGGGTCGTCGTCGCGATGACCCGGCTTCCCGGGGCCCTGCCGCAGCGCGTTGCGGGACTGCCGCCGGAGGCGCTGACCTGGGCGGACGGCGATCGGATGGTCGTGCTGTCGGACGAGGCGCGGCTGAGCGAGGTGACTGCGGCGCTGCTCCGGCTCGGTCCCACGACGCAGGTGGTGCAGTCCTGGTCGGTCTCGCTCCTGCAGGCGCGACACGCCTACCGCTGGGCGCGACGTGCCTTCGCCCTGATCCGCGGCGGCGTGGTCAGCGCGGAGGAACGGGTCGTGCGCTGCGACCGTTACCGGATGAAGCTGTGGCTGGCTGCCGATCCGGCGCTCGCCGACGACATCAGTCAGGAGCTGCTCGAGCCGCTCCGCGGCCTGACGCCGCGCCGGCGGTTGGTGCTGGCCGAGACCCTGCAGGGCTGGCTGGAGACCGACGAGAGCGCGCCGGCGCTGGCGCGTCGGCTGGGCGTCCACGCCAACACCGTGCGTGGCCACCTGCGGGTGCTCGAGGAGCGGTTCGGTGAGCAGCTGCACGATCCGCAGGAGCGCACGGCGCTGATCCTCGCGCTGGAGGCGGCACTGCCGCGCTGGCGGGCCGCCCTCGCCGGCCGCTGA
- a CDS encoding DUF6907 domain-containing protein, which yields MTRRDPEPATDDQPQHPTWLTEGCPPWCTGEHGQLDHPDDRYHRSEASIVPGVVAARPVAPVTASLQGLDLVAWLGRYVGESVEWVVIEPIDRREPRLVVTAETARSLVQHLTAQLTRLQPR from the coding sequence ATGACGCGACGCGACCCAGAGCCCGCGACGGACGACCAGCCGCAGCATCCGACGTGGCTGACCGAGGGCTGTCCGCCCTGGTGCACCGGTGAGCACGGGCAGCTCGACCATCCCGACGATCGCTACCACCGCAGCGAGGCCTCGATCGTCCCGGGGGTGGTGGCGGCTCGACCGGTCGCGCCCGTCACGGCCTCGCTGCAGGGGCTGGACCTGGTCGCCTGGCTGGGCCGGTACGTGGGCGAGAGCGTCGAGTGGGTGGTCATCGAGCCGATCGACCGGCGCGAGCCGCGCCTGGTCGTCACCGCCGAGACGGCGCGGAGCCTGGTGCAACACCTCACCGCACAACTGACCCGGCTCCAGCCTCGTTGA
- the shc gene encoding squalene--hopene cyclase — protein sequence MTAETAVRGTRDVAAALEAAVVHLKSRQHPDGWWKGELATNVTMDAEDMLLRHVLGIVVPDDQERSARFIRSQQRPDGSWGDFPGAPGTLSTTVEAWVALRLAGDPEDAEHLVRAATWVRAHGGLEKARVFTHMWLSLVGLWSWDECPTVPPEIMFLPSWAPLNIYQWGCWARQTIVPLSIVSSTRPVVPVAFDAAPLLTGTPPARLDPLWSVAGVFQRLDVGVRLFGKLPLNPLRRTAMRQAAEWILARQEADGGWGGIQPPWVYSILALWQMGYSLEHPAMRAALAGLDDFFVEVPDAPGGPLRWLEACQSPVWDTGLSLAALLEAGTPADDPDVLRAADWLLAEQVTAAGDWQVQRPDLPSAGWSFEFANDVYPDTDDTAEVVLALRGVAHPDAARVRTALDRAVTWTVGMQSRDGGWGAFDADNTSRMPTRLPFCDFGNVIDPPSADVTAHVVEMMALEGLADSAECRRGVRWLLDHQEADGSWFGRWGANHLYGTGAVVPALVAAGVGTDHAAVRAAVAWLEEHQNLDGGWGEDLRSYHDKAWVGRGDSTPSQTAWALLALLAAGEDGPMVERGIAHLVATQRPDGGWDEELYTGTGFPGYFYIGYEMYRQVFPMWALGRYARRTSPEPVEGP from the coding sequence GTGACTGCCGAGACGGCAGTCCGTGGCACCCGAGACGTCGCTGCGGCACTCGAGGCAGCCGTCGTCCACCTGAAGAGCCGCCAGCACCCCGACGGCTGGTGGAAGGGCGAGCTGGCCACGAACGTGACGATGGACGCCGAGGACATGCTGCTGCGGCACGTGCTGGGCATCGTCGTACCCGACGACCAGGAGCGCAGCGCGCGCTTCATCCGCTCCCAGCAGCGTCCCGACGGCAGCTGGGGTGACTTCCCGGGCGCGCCCGGCACGCTCTCCACGACGGTCGAGGCATGGGTGGCCCTGCGTCTGGCCGGCGATCCGGAGGACGCCGAGCACCTGGTCCGGGCCGCGACCTGGGTGCGCGCGCACGGCGGCCTGGAGAAGGCCCGCGTCTTCACGCACATGTGGCTCTCGCTGGTCGGTCTGTGGAGCTGGGACGAGTGCCCGACGGTGCCGCCGGAGATCATGTTCCTGCCGTCCTGGGCACCGCTGAACATCTACCAGTGGGGCTGCTGGGCGCGACAGACGATCGTCCCGCTCTCGATCGTCAGCTCCACCCGGCCGGTCGTCCCGGTGGCGTTCGACGCCGCGCCGCTGCTCACCGGCACACCGCCGGCGCGGCTGGACCCGCTGTGGTCGGTGGCAGGGGTCTTCCAGCGCCTCGACGTCGGCGTGCGGCTCTTCGGGAAGCTGCCCCTCAACCCCCTGCGCCGGACGGCGATGCGGCAGGCCGCGGAGTGGATCCTCGCCCGTCAGGAGGCCGACGGTGGGTGGGGTGGCATCCAGCCGCCCTGGGTCTACTCGATCCTCGCGCTGTGGCAGATGGGTTACTCGCTGGAGCACCCGGCGATGAGGGCGGCGCTGGCCGGCCTGGACGACTTCTTCGTCGAGGTGCCGGACGCTCCCGGCGGCCCGCTGCGCTGGCTGGAGGCCTGCCAGTCCCCGGTCTGGGACACCGGACTCTCCCTGGCCGCCCTCCTCGAGGCGGGAACGCCGGCCGACGACCCTGACGTCCTGCGCGCCGCCGACTGGCTGCTGGCCGAGCAGGTCACCGCCGCCGGCGACTGGCAGGTGCAGCGGCCGGACCTGCCGAGCGCCGGCTGGTCCTTCGAGTTCGCCAACGACGTCTACCCCGACACCGACGACACCGCCGAGGTCGTGCTGGCACTGCGCGGCGTCGCGCACCCCGATGCGGCCCGGGTGCGCACCGCACTCGACCGAGCCGTGACCTGGACGGTCGGCATGCAGTCGCGTGACGGCGGCTGGGGCGCCTTCGACGCCGACAACACCTCGCGGATGCCGACGCGGCTGCCGTTCTGCGACTTCGGCAACGTGATCGACCCGCCCTCGGCCGACGTCACCGCGCACGTGGTGGAGATGATGGCCCTCGAGGGCCTGGCGGACTCGGCGGAATGCCGCCGCGGTGTGCGGTGGCTGCTGGACCACCAGGAGGCTGACGGCTCCTGGTTCGGACGCTGGGGCGCGAACCACCTCTACGGCACCGGCGCGGTGGTGCCGGCGCTGGTCGCGGCCGGGGTCGGCACCGATCACGCCGCCGTACGCGCCGCGGTGGCGTGGCTCGAGGAGCACCAGAACCTCGACGGTGGCTGGGGCGAGGACCTGCGCAGCTACCACGACAAGGCCTGGGTCGGCCGCGGGGACTCGACCCCGTCGCAGACCGCCTGGGCGCTGCTGGCGCTGCTCGCCGCCGGCGAGGACGGTCCGATGGTGGAGCGCGGCATCGCGCACCTGGTCGCCACCCAGCGCCCCGACGGAGGCTGGGACGAGGAGCTCTACACCGGTACGGGCTTCCCGGGCTACTTCTACATCGGCTACGAGATGTACCGGCAGGTCTTCCCCATGTGGGCACTCGGTCGCTACGCGCGTCGAACGTCCCCCGAGCCCGTCGAGGGACCATGA
- a CDS encoding helix-turn-helix domain-containing protein — MTGERAATWEEFARVLGGKMFRARTAKGISQERVAHLAGVSTYTYQKYEKGESRPGTPMNPQLKSLVAICQVLDLSAAELLADPLPLIPED; from the coding sequence GTGACAGGAGAGCGGGCAGCCACGTGGGAGGAGTTCGCGCGTGTTCTGGGCGGCAAGATGTTCCGCGCGCGAACGGCCAAGGGCATCAGCCAGGAACGCGTCGCGCACCTCGCGGGCGTCTCGACCTACACCTATCAGAAGTACGAGAAGGGCGAGTCGCGGCCAGGGACGCCGATGAACCCCCAGCTCAAGTCGCTGGTGGCGATCTGCCAGGTGCTCGACCTCTCCGCCGCCGAGTTGTTGGCCGATCCGCTGCCGCTCATCCCCGAGGACTGA
- the hpnH gene encoding adenosyl-hopene transferase HpnH — translation MSMPLHQSIAIGKYLLTQKIKGRKKFPLLVELEPLFACNLKCAGCGKIQEPANLLKERMPVERAVGAVVDSGAPMVSIAGGEPLMHPQIDEITRQLLDKGKFVFLCTNAVLLPKHIHKFSPHKNFAWMVHIDGLEERHDASVSKEGVFQQAVAAIKQAQELGFRVMTNTTFFDTDTPQDVIDVLDYLNDELKVDNMQISPGFAYEKAPDQEHWLGVTQTRELFKKAFGDGRRKKWRLNHSPLFLDFLEGKVDFDCTAWAIPSFSLKGWQKPCYLMADGYAETYDELLETTDWDSYGRGKDPRCANCMAHCGYEPTAVLATMSSLKESIRAAVSV, via the coding sequence ATGTCCATGCCCCTGCACCAGTCGATCGCGATCGGCAAGTACCTGCTCACCCAGAAGATCAAGGGCCGCAAGAAGTTCCCGCTGCTGGTCGAGCTGGAGCCGCTGTTCGCGTGCAACCTCAAGTGCGCCGGCTGCGGCAAGATCCAGGAGCCGGCCAACCTGCTCAAGGAGCGGATGCCGGTCGAGCGGGCCGTGGGCGCCGTCGTCGACTCGGGCGCCCCGATGGTCTCCATCGCCGGTGGTGAGCCGCTCATGCATCCGCAGATCGACGAGATCACCCGACAGCTGCTCGACAAGGGGAAGTTCGTCTTCCTGTGCACCAACGCGGTGCTGCTGCCCAAGCACATCCACAAGTTCAGCCCGCACAAGAACTTCGCCTGGATGGTGCACATCGACGGCCTCGAGGAGCGCCACGACGCGTCGGTCTCCAAGGAGGGCGTCTTCCAGCAGGCCGTCGCGGCGATCAAGCAGGCGCAGGAGCTCGGCTTCCGGGTGATGACGAACACGACCTTCTTCGACACCGACACGCCGCAGGACGTCATCGACGTGCTCGACTACCTCAACGACGAGCTCAAGGTCGACAACATGCAGATCTCGCCCGGCTTCGCCTACGAGAAGGCGCCCGACCAGGAGCACTGGCTGGGCGTCACCCAGACCCGCGAGCTGTTCAAGAAGGCCTTCGGCGACGGCCGGCGCAAGAAGTGGCGGCTCAACCACAGCCCGCTCTTCCTGGACTTCCTGGAGGGCAAGGTCGACTTCGACTGCACCGCCTGGGCGATCCCGTCGTTCTCGCTCAAGGGATGGCAGAAGCCGTGCTACCTGATGGCGGACGGGTACGCCGAGACCTACGACGAGCTGCTCGAGACCACCGACTGGGACTCCTACGGCCGCGGCAAGGACCCGCGCTGCGCCAACTGCATGGCGCACTGCGGCTACGAGCCGACCGCTGTGCTGGCGACGATGAGCTCGCTCAAGGAGTCGATCCGGGCAGCCGTCTCGGTCTGA
- a CDS encoding pirin family protein: MSNTEVHPDEVVCAAEAAHGIEIIVPRDVPLGGPRAMSVRRTLPSRERTLIGAWCFVDHYGPDDVAATGGMQVAPHPHTGLQTVSWLFTGEIEHRDSAGNHAMVRPGEVNLMTGGRGISHSEISTEETPVLHGAQLWTALPEAARDTEPGFQHYAPEPVRGPGWEARVFLGSALGSSSPVATFTPLLGVELLLEAGTSLRIPVDSAFEHGILVDTGAVLVDGVPVAKDALAYLPPGAAERTLEAAEFSRLLLLGGPPFGESIVMWWNFVGRTHEEIVGYRDAWQTQITAASGEVVADAQEVADGRFGRVLGDHLAPIPAPPLPMNVRLRSRG; encoded by the coding sequence GTGAGCAACACCGAGGTCCACCCCGACGAGGTCGTCTGCGCGGCGGAGGCCGCCCACGGCATCGAGATCATCGTCCCGCGCGACGTGCCGCTGGGCGGGCCGCGGGCGATGAGTGTGCGCCGTACGCTGCCCTCGCGCGAGCGCACCCTGATCGGGGCATGGTGCTTCGTCGACCACTACGGCCCCGACGATGTCGCGGCGACGGGCGGGATGCAGGTCGCGCCGCACCCGCACACCGGGCTGCAGACCGTCTCGTGGCTCTTCACCGGGGAGATCGAGCACCGCGACAGCGCCGGCAACCACGCCATGGTCAGGCCGGGCGAGGTGAACCTGATGACCGGCGGCCGCGGCATCAGCCACTCCGAGATCTCGACCGAGGAGACCCCCGTCCTGCACGGCGCGCAGCTGTGGACGGCACTGCCCGAGGCGGCCCGCGACACCGAACCCGGCTTCCAGCACTACGCGCCCGAGCCGGTGCGCGGACCGGGCTGGGAGGCGCGGGTCTTCCTCGGCTCGGCGCTCGGCTCGTCCTCGCCGGTGGCGACCTTCACCCCGCTGCTGGGGGTCGAGCTACTCCTCGAAGCCGGTACGTCGCTGCGGATCCCGGTCGACAGCGCCTTCGAGCACGGGATCCTGGTGGACACCGGCGCCGTGCTGGTCGACGGCGTACCGGTGGCCAAGGACGCGCTCGCCTACCTGCCGCCCGGCGCCGCGGAGCGCACGCTGGAGGCGGCCGAGTTCAGCAGGCTGCTGCTGCTCGGCGGCCCGCCGTTCGGCGAGTCGATCGTGATGTGGTGGAACTTCGTCGGCCGCACGCACGAGGAGATCGTGGGCTACCGCGACGCGTGGCAGACCCAGATCACCGCCGCCTCCGGCGAGGTGGTCGCGGATGCTCAAGAGGTCGCCGACGGTCGCTTCGGCCGGGTGCTCGGCGACCACCTGGCACCGATCCCGGCACCGCCGCTGCCGATGAACGTGCGGCTGAGGTCGCGGGGCTGA